One genomic segment of Vulpes vulpes isolate BD-2025 chromosome 2, VulVul3, whole genome shotgun sequence includes these proteins:
- the IRX5 gene encoding iroquois-class homeodomain protein IRX-5 isoform X1, with amino-acid sequence MSYPQGYLYQPSASLALYSCPAYSTSVISGPRTDELGRSSSGSAFSPYAGSTAFTAPSPGYNSHLQYGADPAAAAAAAFSSYVGSPYDHTPGMAGSLGYHPYAAPLGSYPYGDPAYRKNATRDATATLKAWLNEHRKNPYPTKGEKIMLAIITKMTLTQVSTWFANARRRLKKENKMTWTPRNRSEDEEEEENIDLEKNDEDEPQKPEGKGDSEGPEAGGAEQKAAAGCERLQGPPTPAGKETEGSLSDSDFKEPPSEGRLDALPGPPRAGGPSPAGPAAARLAEDPAPHYPSGAPAPGPHPAAGELPPGPGGPSVIHSPPPPPPQAVLAKPKLWSLAEIATSSDKVKDGGGGSEGSPCPPCPGPVAGQALGGSRASPAPAPARSPSAQCPFPGGTVLSRPLYYTAPFYPGYTNYGSFGHLHGHPGPGPGPTTGPGSHFNGLNQTVLNRADALAKDPKMLRSQSQLDLCKDSPYELKKDGGGSISLGPRLRTMWSREPC; translated from the exons ATGTCCTACCCGCAGGGCTACTTGTACCAGCCGTCCGCCTCGCTGGCGCTCTACTCGTGCCCGGCGTACAGCACCAGCGTCATCTCGGGGCCCCGCACGGATGAGCTCGGCCGCTCGTCGTCGGGCTCCGCGTTCTCGCCCTACGCCGGCTCCACCGCCTTCACGGCGCCCTCGCCGGGCTACAACTCGCACCTCCAGTACGGGGCCGACCCCGcggcagccgccgccgccgccttctCGTCGTACGTG GGCTCGCCCTACGATCACACGCCGGGCATGGCCGGCTCCCTGGGGTACCACCCTTACGCGGCGCCCCTGGGCTCGTATCCCTACGGGGACCCCGCGTACCGAAAGAACGCCACGCGAGACGCCACCGCCACGCTCAAGGCCTGGCTGAACGAGCACCGCAAGAACCCCTACCCCACCAAGGGCGAGAAGATCATGCTGGCCATCATCACCAAGATGACCCTCACCCAGGTGTCCACCTGGTTCGCCAACGCGCGCCGGCGCCTCAAGAAGGAGAACAAGATGACGTGGACGCCGCGGAACCGCAgcgaggacgaggaggaggaggagaacatcGACCTGGAGAAGAACGACGAGGACGAGCCCCAGAAGCCCGAGGGCAAGGGCGACTCCGAGGGCCCCGAAGCAG GAGGAGCGGAGCAGAAGGCGGCTGCGGGCTGCGAACGGCTGCAGGGGCCGCCCACCCCCGCCGGCAAGGAGACGGAGGGCAGCCTCAGCGACTCGGATTTTAAGGAGCCGCCATCCGAGGGCCGTCTGGACGCGCTGCCCGGGCCCCCCCGCGCCGGCGGGCCCTCCCCGGCCGGGCCAGCGGCAGCGCGGCTGGCCGAGGACCCGGCCCCTCACTACCCCTCGGGCGCGCCGGCTCCGGGCCCGCACCCAGCCGCGGGCGAGCTGCCCCCCGGTCCCGGCGGGCCCTCGGTCATACACTctccgccaccgccgccgccacaGGCGGTGCTCGCCAAGCCCAAACTGTGGTCTCTGGCAGAGATCGCCACATCCTCGGACAAGGTCAAGGACGGGGGCGGCGGGAGCGAAGGCTCTCCCTGCCCACCGTGCCCCGGGCCGGTGGCGGGGCAAGCCCTGGGAGGCAGCCGCGCCTCGCCGGCCCCGGCGCCAGCGCGCTCGCCCTCGGCGCAGTGTCCCTTTCCAGGCGGGACGGTGCTGTCCCGGCCTCTCTACTACACGGCGCCCTTCTATCCCGGCTACACGAACTATGGCTCCTTTGGACACCTTCACGGCCACCCAGGCCCAGGGCCGGGCCCCACAACCGGTCCGGGCTCGCATTTCAATGGATTAAACCAGACCGTGTTGAACCGAGCGGACGCTTTGGCTAAAGACCCGAAAATGTTGCGGAGCCAGTCTCAACTAGACCTGTGCAAAGACTCTCCCTATGAATTGAAGAAAG ATGGTGGAGGCTCCATCAGCCTGGGTCCCAGACTGAGGACAATGTGGAGCAGAGAGCCCTGCTGA
- the IRX5 gene encoding iroquois-class homeodomain protein IRX-5 isoform X2 yields the protein MSYPQGYLYQPSASLALYSCPAYSTSVISGPRTDELGRSSSGSAFSPYAGSTAFTAPSPGYNSHLQYGADPAAAAAAAFSSYVGSPYDHTPGMAGSLGYHPYAAPLGSYPYGDPAYRKNATRDATATLKAWLNEHRKNPYPTKGEKIMLAIITKMTLTQVSTWFANARRRLKKENKMTWTPRNRSEDEEEEENIDLEKNDEDEPQKPEGKGDSEGPEAGGAEQKAAAGCERLQGPPTPAGKETEGSLSDSDFKEPPSEGRLDALPGPPRAGGPSPAGPAAARLAEDPAPHYPSGAPAPGPHPAAGELPPGPGGPSVIHSPPPPPPQAVLAKPKLWSLAEIATSSDKVKDGGGGSEGSPCPPCPGPVAGQALGGSRASPAPAPARSPSAQCPFPGGTVLSRPLYYTAPFYPGYTNYGSFGHLHGHPGPGPGPTTGPGSHFNGLNQTVLNRADALAKDPKMLRSQSQLDLCKDSPYELKKGMSDI from the exons ATGTCCTACCCGCAGGGCTACTTGTACCAGCCGTCCGCCTCGCTGGCGCTCTACTCGTGCCCGGCGTACAGCACCAGCGTCATCTCGGGGCCCCGCACGGATGAGCTCGGCCGCTCGTCGTCGGGCTCCGCGTTCTCGCCCTACGCCGGCTCCACCGCCTTCACGGCGCCCTCGCCGGGCTACAACTCGCACCTCCAGTACGGGGCCGACCCCGcggcagccgccgccgccgccttctCGTCGTACGTG GGCTCGCCCTACGATCACACGCCGGGCATGGCCGGCTCCCTGGGGTACCACCCTTACGCGGCGCCCCTGGGCTCGTATCCCTACGGGGACCCCGCGTACCGAAAGAACGCCACGCGAGACGCCACCGCCACGCTCAAGGCCTGGCTGAACGAGCACCGCAAGAACCCCTACCCCACCAAGGGCGAGAAGATCATGCTGGCCATCATCACCAAGATGACCCTCACCCAGGTGTCCACCTGGTTCGCCAACGCGCGCCGGCGCCTCAAGAAGGAGAACAAGATGACGTGGACGCCGCGGAACCGCAgcgaggacgaggaggaggaggagaacatcGACCTGGAGAAGAACGACGAGGACGAGCCCCAGAAGCCCGAGGGCAAGGGCGACTCCGAGGGCCCCGAAGCAG GAGGAGCGGAGCAGAAGGCGGCTGCGGGCTGCGAACGGCTGCAGGGGCCGCCCACCCCCGCCGGCAAGGAGACGGAGGGCAGCCTCAGCGACTCGGATTTTAAGGAGCCGCCATCCGAGGGCCGTCTGGACGCGCTGCCCGGGCCCCCCCGCGCCGGCGGGCCCTCCCCGGCCGGGCCAGCGGCAGCGCGGCTGGCCGAGGACCCGGCCCCTCACTACCCCTCGGGCGCGCCGGCTCCGGGCCCGCACCCAGCCGCGGGCGAGCTGCCCCCCGGTCCCGGCGGGCCCTCGGTCATACACTctccgccaccgccgccgccacaGGCGGTGCTCGCCAAGCCCAAACTGTGGTCTCTGGCAGAGATCGCCACATCCTCGGACAAGGTCAAGGACGGGGGCGGCGGGAGCGAAGGCTCTCCCTGCCCACCGTGCCCCGGGCCGGTGGCGGGGCAAGCCCTGGGAGGCAGCCGCGCCTCGCCGGCCCCGGCGCCAGCGCGCTCGCCCTCGGCGCAGTGTCCCTTTCCAGGCGGGACGGTGCTGTCCCGGCCTCTCTACTACACGGCGCCCTTCTATCCCGGCTACACGAACTATGGCTCCTTTGGACACCTTCACGGCCACCCAGGCCCAGGGCCGGGCCCCACAACCGGTCCGGGCTCGCATTTCAATGGATTAAACCAGACCGTGTTGAACCGAGCGGACGCTTTGGCTAAAGACCCGAAAATGTTGCGGAGCCAGTCTCAACTAGACCTGTGCAAAGACTCTCCCTATGAATTGAAGAAAGGTATGTCCGACATTTAA